In Granulicella mallensis MP5ACTX8, the sequence TGACAACAAGAAAGGCAAAAACAAGAGCAACAGCAGATTCCCTGCGGGAATGACAACCAGAAAAGCAAAGACAACTGCTAGCCGTTTCACCCTTTAACTGCATCGAAAGGAAGTTGGAGCCTTGCACAAATGAACGACGATGAGACGCAGCGTGGTACCGAGCCCGAACGGGCCGCAGTGAACAGATCGCCGCGCTGGTGGCGCAGGCGATGGGTACAGGTGACACTGACGGCTGTGGTGGTCGTCCTGGTAGGGCTTGTGATCGGTGCGGCCTACGTCATCCATAATGAGGAGCCTCTCGTCCGCGGACGTGTGGTAGCGGCACTGAGCCAGCGCTTCAACTCGCCGGTTGAACTGGATAAGCTAAATATCTCCTTGCTGCAGGGGATTGAGGTGCATGGAAGAGGCCTGCGCATACGCTATATCGCGGGACCCACAGCGCCGGACCATGAAAGCAATGTGCCGATGCTTTCGGTAGCCAGCTTCACGTTCCGGACAAACTTCACGGAGCTGTTGCACCAACCGATGCGCGTCGAACATGTAAGCGTCGAAGGCATGGAACTGCACATTCCGCCTGCAAACCAGCGTGGACCCTTGATCCATCACGACGATCCAGGGGCTACGCCGACGAAGGTTACGTTCCTGGTAGACAGGATCTACTGCAAGGATGTGAAGCTCTTCATCGAGACGAGCAAGCCAGGGAAAGATCCCCTGGAGTTCGATATCCAGAAGCTCATCCTGACGGATGTCGGCGCAACTCAGCCGTTTGCGTATGAGGCAGATCTAACCAATCCCAGGCCCCTGGGGCAGATTCACGCCACCGGACACTTTGGCCCCTGGGCCAGCGCGGAGCCGCGCGACAGTCCGCTGGACGGTGACTACAGCTTCAGCCACGCCGACCTGAACACGATCAAAGGCATCGGCGGAATGCTGTCGTCAACGGGGCACTTCAGTGGACAGCTTGGGAACATCACGGCCGACGGAACGACGGATACGCCGGATTTTTCGCTGGATGTCAGCAATCATCCGGTGCCGCTGCATACGACGTTCCATGCCTATATCGACGGCTCCACAGGCGACACGACGCTCGATCCGGTGCAGGCCCATCTCCTGCACTCGGACTTTACCGCTCGGGGTAAAGTGCAGATGATTCACGGGCAGGGGCACGACATCGCGCTCGATGTGGACATGCCCCATGCGCGCATCGAGGACATGCTGGAACTCGGGGTGAAGACCGATCCTCCACTGATGCACGGTGCCCTGACGCTGAAGACGAAGCTGCACATTCCGCCCGGGCACGTGCGTGTGGCGCAGAAGGTAGAACTGGCAGGGAACTTTGCGATTCATAGCGTGGGATTCAGCAATCCCAAGGTGCAGGACCGAGTGGACTCGATGAGCATGCGCGCCCAGGGCAAGCCCCAGGAGGCCGGTGCGGCGGGCAAAGATCGTCAGGCCGAGGTGCAATCGGAGATGACCGCGCACTTCAACCTGGGGCATGGCGTGATTACCGTGAACGATCTGCACTACACGATTCCGGGAGCGTTGGTGCTGCTGAACGGCGTCTACTCCATGGATGGCAATCTGTTCGAGTTCAAGGGCCACGTCCGCACCGATGCGACGGCCTCGCAGATGGTGTCGGGCTGGAAGTCCTGGCTGTTGAAGGGAGTCGATCCGTTTTTGAAGAAGAATGGAGCCGGCCTGGAGTTGCCGATATCGATTAGCGGCACAAAGGGTGATGTAAATTTTGGGCTGGCACTGAATGGCACCTCGAATGAAACTCCCGAGCAGATGAAGGCGGATTTGAAGGCGAAGGCTGCAGCCCGGAAAGGTTTACCGCAACCTCCGAAGCATTGAGCGGTCCAAAATGAAAGACAGCGGCTGCCTTGCCCTGCTAACTTGGATGAAGAGCAATGTCTTCCCAGCAGCATCTTTTTTCCGAGACCCGGCCCGTGCAACCCGCCCAGAAGAACGAAGATCCGGCGCCCGCGCCGGTGTGGCTACAGCGGTTGAGCCTCATCGTGCTGGTTATCTTCTGCTTTTATATCGGTGGAATCCTGTCGTTGCTGCCCTGGTGGCCGCGCTATTGGGACCAGAATGGCTGGCTGCTGGCGCACCCCTCGCTTGACGCGATGCTGCAACACGGCTGGGTGCGCGGGATTGTAAGCGGAATCGGCCTGCTGGACGTGTGGATTGGTGTGAGCGAACTGCTGCACTATCGCGACTACCGGCCGTAGTTCCTGATCCCTAAGAGTCGTACACGATTCCATCCATTTTGATTTTGGAACACCAGAAACAAAAGTGAATATCTTTTCCCGGTACGAGTGTTTCAAGGTCCAACTGACGCCAGCGATGCACTCCCACACGACAGAATTGTGCCAGTAGGATGTTGGATTCATGCTCTCTGTGCGGCCACAGTTTTGCTACCTGAGTCGCAAGCCTGGAATCGGGCAATGCTGCGGTTGAGTTTGCCATGCCCGGAATGCTCTCATTGAACCTGGGAAAGGTGCAAGCCAAAACTGCACTATCCCTAGGGATCATATTTATAGGAATTCACACCCCGTTCGCGAGACAATAGCTGTCTTATGCCGAACACCCTCGATCCCAAGCACTCTGCGGAAAATCCGAACCCTCTTGAATCCGCGCCTCTCGCGTATGAGAACGACGAGTTTTTGAACTCGCCGGACGGCCGCATGCTGCGCATTATGGCCGAATACTCCGAGCCGATGGCGCGGTTTCGCCGGGAGCGCATCCAGGATACGGTCGTATTCTTCGGCTCGGCGCGGTTTCGAGCGTTTGACGAGGCCTCTCAGCAGCTCGAACTGCTGGAGAATACGGGTTCCACCAAGCTCGCTCCCCCGGAGGAGCAGCCCGCCCGCGTGGGTGAACCGGAGGAAGACACCACGGAGCTGAAGCACAAGCGCGCCGAGGCCGCGGTCGAGATGGCCCGTTACTACGAGGATGCGCGCACGCTGGCTCGGCTGATGACGGAGTGGTCGTCGAAGCTGCCGGGGCGCAGGCATCGTTTTGTGGTCACGTCGGGCGGCGGCCCAGGCATCATGGAGGCGGCCAACCGCGGCGCGTGGGAGGCCGGCGGCAAGACCATCGGGCTCAACATCAAGCTGCCTTTTGAGCAGATGCCGAACCCCTACATCACGCCCGCGTTGAACCTGAACTTCCACTACTTCTTCATGCGCAAGTATTGGTTTGCCTACCTAGCGAAGGCGCTGGTGGTCTTTCCGGGAGGCTTTGGAACGCTGGACGAGATGTTCGAGCTGCTGACCCTCGCTCAGACGCATAAGCTGGCGAAGAAGATTACGGTCGTCATCTACGGATCGAGCTACTGGAAGAACGTCATCAACCTCGAACTGCTCGCCGAAAAGGGAGCGATCGGGCTCAAGGATATGGACCTCTTCGAGTTTGCCGACACGCCGGAAGAGGCGTTCCACATTCTGCGCGATGGCCTCACGATGAACCACCTCGACGGGGAATCCTCTGGCCAGCGCGACGAGGAACCAATTCCAGCAACACCCGCTCCCAGCGCGCAGGAACTGCTTGGGCCCGATATCGCGAAGACGCAGTCTTAGAAGCAGGAAGTAGGAAACAGCTGCATTTCCTGTTTGTGTGCGTCGTTTCATCGAATCATCGTGGCAGCATGCAAACACTTCGCTGTGGCAAGGACCGGAAGGGCCTGGCTTCAGCCAGGCCGCAAAGGGATGGCTCAAGGCTCATACCGCTCTGCCGAAGGCCGGAGTGAAGGCGCAGCCGCAACGACTGAATTGCTTTCTTTTATGCACCCAAAGACTACAGGGATGGCCTCGGTTTTTCTCACGCCGAACCTGTACTTCATCGATGTTGGTCTTGATGGAGTGTGCCTCTCCAGACGTGCTGCAGAGACTCGTGCCGATGGCCAGACTGGTTCGCCTCCACCAAAGAAAGCAATTCAGTCGTTGCGGCTACGCCTTCACTCCGGCCTTCGGCAGAGCGGAGTAAGTCTTCAGCTTGACCTTATGAGGCAGGGTTGAAACCCTGCCCTTCCGGTTCTTGCCACAGCAGAATGCTTGTACACCTTAGCCTGACGCCCTAGCTTCTCGT encodes:
- a CDS encoding AsmA family protein, yielding MNDDETQRGTEPERAAVNRSPRWWRRRWVQVTLTAVVVVLVGLVIGAAYVIHNEEPLVRGRVVAALSQRFNSPVELDKLNISLLQGIEVHGRGLRIRYIAGPTAPDHESNVPMLSVASFTFRTNFTELLHQPMRVEHVSVEGMELHIPPANQRGPLIHHDDPGATPTKVTFLVDRIYCKDVKLFIETSKPGKDPLEFDIQKLILTDVGATQPFAYEADLTNPRPLGQIHATGHFGPWASAEPRDSPLDGDYSFSHADLNTIKGIGGMLSSTGHFSGQLGNITADGTTDTPDFSLDVSNHPVPLHTTFHAYIDGSTGDTTLDPVQAHLLHSDFTARGKVQMIHGQGHDIALDVDMPHARIEDMLELGVKTDPPLMHGALTLKTKLHIPPGHVRVAQKVELAGNFAIHSVGFSNPKVQDRVDSMSMRAQGKPQEAGAAGKDRQAEVQSEMTAHFNLGHGVITVNDLHYTIPGALVLLNGVYSMDGNLFEFKGHVRTDATASQMVSGWKSWLLKGVDPFLKKNGAGLELPISISGTKGDVNFGLALNGTSNETPEQMKADLKAKAAARKGLPQPPKH
- a CDS encoding LOG family protein encodes the protein MPNTLDPKHSAENPNPLESAPLAYENDEFLNSPDGRMLRIMAEYSEPMARFRRERIQDTVVFFGSARFRAFDEASQQLELLENTGSTKLAPPEEQPARVGEPEEDTTELKHKRAEAAVEMARYYEDARTLARLMTEWSSKLPGRRHRFVVTSGGGPGIMEAANRGAWEAGGKTIGLNIKLPFEQMPNPYITPALNLNFHYFFMRKYWFAYLAKALVVFPGGFGTLDEMFELLTLAQTHKLAKKITVVIYGSSYWKNVINLELLAEKGAIGLKDMDLFEFADTPEEAFHILRDGLTMNHLDGESSGQRDEEPIPATPAPSAQELLGPDIAKTQS